One genomic region from Haloprofundus salinisoli encodes:
- a CDS encoding metalloprotease, with product MGGGCVNLTFSGREMRDLAVAWVALGVAFALFFAGGDPFRLLEQGLVSGLVVSLLTAGVGFLLHELGHKVVAVHYGQVAEFRADYSMLLLALLSAFLGFIFAAPGAVHHRGMLTNRQHGLIALAGPAVNVALALLFIPLALSVPAGGFLAEVANLGVIINLFLAAFNMIPFGPLDGRKVFGWSKIIYVVFTVPTVGVTALLLFF from the coding sequence CTGGGGGGCGGTTGCGTGAATCTCACCTTCAGCGGTCGCGAGATGCGCGACCTCGCCGTCGCGTGGGTCGCTCTCGGCGTCGCCTTCGCGCTGTTTTTCGCCGGCGGCGATCCCTTCAGACTGCTCGAACAGGGGCTGGTCTCCGGACTCGTCGTCAGTCTGCTGACGGCGGGCGTCGGCTTCCTGCTGCACGAGCTCGGACACAAAGTCGTCGCCGTCCACTACGGGCAGGTCGCGGAGTTCCGCGCCGACTACAGCATGCTGTTGCTGGCGCTTCTGAGCGCGTTTCTGGGCTTCATCTTCGCCGCACCGGGTGCGGTTCACCACCGCGGGATGCTCACGAATCGTCAGCACGGCCTCATCGCGCTCGCGGGACCGGCGGTCAACGTCGCGTTGGCGCTGCTTTTCATCCCGCTCGCGCTCTCCGTCCCTGCGGGCGGATTCCTCGCCGAAGTCGCCAACCTCGGCGTCATCATCAATCTCTTCTTGGCCGCGTTCAACATGATTCCGTTCGGCCCGCTCGACGGCCGGAAGGTGTTCGGCTGGAGTAAAATCATCTACGTGGTCTTCACCGTACCGACGGTGGGCGTGACGGCGCTTCTCCTCTTCTTCTGA
- a CDS encoding TraB/GumN family protein, which yields MSNRAESAPEKGRVRVVGTAHVSAESVREVEETIEAERPDVVAVELDEGRYRQMQGETPDDLDPSELLQGNTVFQFIAYWMLSYVQAQMGEKFDVKPGADMLAAVETAQDHGIDVALVDRDIQTTIQRFWARMGFIEKLRMAGGLAFGVTDARVVGLVLGLLVGVVAGPVIAVFGGFLGITDAVFVRSLGSAALGVVSGLAISWVASFVVDDGDSIFAGIAGGLAIALLGGATLGLADPFVQSTFSEFVIQVGGSLVLGISGGVVVGLLTGFVLAATGRDRGEDIEELDMSELTDTDVVSVMMEEFRAFSPGGAEALIDERDAYLAHNIAALRDQGKDVIAVVGAGHKQGIENYLRDTETLPPMESLTGVAKKRGIPWMKVIGTLVSVGFVAFFVLLAMAGVRDDFLLRLFGAWFLVNGIFAAGLAKLAGARWSSATVGGLVAWMTSVNPLLAPGWFTGYMELRHTAVNVADIGRLNELLTDEETPLGELLGQMFDVPLFRLIMVVAMTNIGSIIASLLFVTYILPLFGAELGGAEAVSRLMLEGARSSAELIWGAVA from the coding sequence ATGAGTAACAGAGCGGAGTCCGCCCCCGAGAAGGGACGCGTGCGCGTCGTCGGCACCGCGCACGTCTCCGCCGAGAGCGTCCGCGAGGTCGAAGAGACCATCGAGGCCGAGCGACCCGACGTGGTCGCCGTCGAGCTCGACGAGGGGCGCTACCGGCAGATGCAGGGCGAGACCCCCGACGACCTCGACCCCAGCGAACTGCTGCAGGGGAACACGGTCTTTCAGTTCATCGCCTACTGGATGCTTTCCTACGTGCAGGCGCAGATGGGCGAGAAGTTCGACGTGAAACCCGGTGCCGACATGCTCGCGGCCGTCGAGACGGCCCAGGACCACGGCATCGACGTGGCGCTGGTCGACCGTGACATCCAGACGACCATCCAGCGGTTCTGGGCGCGGATGGGCTTCATCGAGAAACTGCGGATGGCCGGCGGCCTCGCCTTCGGCGTCACCGACGCTCGCGTCGTCGGTCTCGTACTCGGTCTGCTCGTCGGCGTCGTCGCCGGTCCGGTTATCGCCGTCTTCGGCGGCTTTCTCGGCATCACGGACGCGGTGTTCGTCCGGTCGCTGGGGTCGGCCGCGCTGGGCGTCGTCTCCGGGCTCGCCATCTCCTGGGTCGCCTCCTTCGTCGTCGACGACGGCGACAGCATCTTCGCGGGCATCGCAGGCGGCCTCGCCATCGCGCTGCTCGGCGGCGCGACGCTCGGCCTGGCGGACCCGTTCGTCCAGTCGACGTTCTCCGAGTTCGTGATTCAGGTGGGCGGGAGCCTCGTCCTCGGCATCTCCGGCGGCGTCGTCGTCGGACTGCTCACCGGGTTCGTCCTCGCGGCAACGGGGAGAGACCGCGGCGAAGACATCGAGGAACTCGACATGTCGGAGCTCACCGACACCGACGTGGTCAGCGTGATGATGGAGGAGTTTCGGGCGTTCAGTCCCGGCGGGGCCGAAGCGCTCATCGACGAGCGTGACGCCTACCTCGCGCACAACATCGCCGCCCTCCGCGACCAGGGGAAAGACGTCATCGCCGTCGTCGGCGCGGGGCACAAACAGGGCATCGAGAACTACCTCCGAGACACCGAGACGCTGCCGCCGATGGAGTCGTTGACGGGCGTCGCCAAGAAGCGGGGTATCCCCTGGATGAAAGTTATCGGTACGCTCGTCTCGGTCGGGTTCGTCGCCTTCTTCGTCCTCTTGGCGATGGCGGGCGTCAGAGACGACTTCCTGCTTCGACTGTTCGGCGCGTGGTTCCTCGTCAACGGCATCTTCGCGGCCGGTCTCGCCAAACTCGCCGGAGCCAGATGGTCGTCGGCGACCGTCGGCGGCCTCGTCGCGTGGATGACGTCGGTCAACCCGCTGCTCGCGCCGGGGTGGTTCACCGGCTACATGGAACTGCGCCACACGGCGGTGAACGTCGCCGATATCGGCCGGCTGAACGAACTGCTGACCGACGAGGAGACGCCGCTGGGCGAACTGCTGGGGCAGATGTTCGACGTGCCGCTGTTTCGGCTCATCATGGTCGTCGCCATGACGAACATCGGCAGCATCATCGCCAGCCTGCTGTTCGTGACGTACATTCTGCCGCTGTTCGGCGCGGAGCTCGGCGGCGCAGAGGCCGTCAGCCGACTGATGCTGGAGGGCGCACGCAGCAGCGCCGAACTCATCTGGGGGGCGGTTGCGTGA
- a CDS encoding glycerate kinase type-2 family protein, with the protein MTFVRNAADLGGSDARETALACLDAGIDAANPERVVADAVALDGTALKIDDNSYDLREFDDVVVLGGGKAGVGVVRALEDVLRDRITGGVVVVPDPAELDRIEVAVGDHPVPSERGVEVTRRLLELADAADERTLVLAVVTGGGSALMAAPAGDVSLGDLRRATDALLDSGAEIGEMNAVRKHLSAIKGGRLARAAAPATVVGLVLSDVVGDDLSVIASGPTAPDETSYADALDVLERYDIDAPGAVRTRLERGAAGEISETPRADDSVFDRVRNVLLGSNFSSLAAARNEAESRGYDSCILSSRVRGESREAAKTHAAVAEEAIFTGNPVSPPAVVFSGGETTVTVRGDGTGGPNQEFALSAAIEFATAWRDGADVVLASVDTDGRDGGSEVAGAIVDAETVDDVAAARAALADNDAFTYLDARDAVVETGPTGTNVNDLRVLVVDDGE; encoded by the coding sequence ATGACTTTCGTGCGCAACGCTGCCGACCTCGGCGGCAGCGACGCCCGTGAGACGGCGCTGGCCTGTCTCGACGCCGGAATCGACGCGGCGAACCCCGAACGCGTCGTCGCCGACGCGGTGGCGCTCGACGGCACGGCGTTGAAAATCGACGACAACAGCTACGACCTCCGCGAGTTCGACGACGTGGTCGTCCTCGGCGGCGGCAAGGCGGGCGTCGGCGTCGTTCGCGCGCTGGAGGACGTCCTTCGCGACCGCATCACCGGCGGTGTCGTGGTCGTCCCCGACCCTGCCGAACTCGACCGAATCGAAGTCGCCGTCGGCGACCATCCCGTTCCGAGCGAACGCGGCGTCGAGGTGACTCGGCGCTTGCTCGAACTCGCAGACGCGGCCGACGAACGGACGCTCGTCCTCGCTGTCGTCACCGGCGGCGGGAGCGCGCTCATGGCCGCACCCGCCGGAGACGTGAGCCTCGGCGACCTCCGGCGAGCCACGGACGCGCTGCTCGACAGCGGCGCGGAGATCGGAGAGATGAACGCCGTCAGAAAGCACCTCTCGGCCATCAAAGGCGGCCGCCTCGCCCGCGCCGCCGCCCCCGCGACGGTGGTCGGCCTCGTCCTCAGCGACGTCGTCGGCGACGACCTGAGCGTCATCGCCAGCGGACCGACCGCCCCCGACGAGACGAGTTACGCCGACGCGCTCGACGTGCTGGAGCGCTACGACATCGACGCGCCCGGAGCCGTCCGAACGCGACTCGAACGCGGCGCGGCGGGCGAGATTTCGGAGACGCCCCGGGCGGACGACTCCGTCTTCGACCGGGTCCGAAACGTCCTGCTCGGAAGCAACTTCAGTTCCCTCGCCGCCGCCAGAAACGAAGCCGAGTCGCGGGGGTACGACAGCTGTATCCTCTCCTCGCGGGTTCGCGGCGAGTCGCGGGAAGCGGCGAAGACGCACGCCGCAGTCGCCGAAGAAGCAATTTTCACCGGAAACCCGGTGTCCCCGCCGGCAGTGGTGTTCTCAGGCGGCGAGACGACGGTGACGGTCCGCGGCGACGGCACCGGCGGTCCGAACCAGGAGTTCGCGCTCTCGGCCGCCATCGAGTTCGCGACGGCGTGGCGAGACGGGGCCGACGTCGTCTTGGCCAGTGTAGACACCGATGGCCGAGACGGCGGGTCCGAGGTTGCCGGGGCCATCGTCGACGCCGAGACGGTCGACGACGTCGCCGCGGCCCGAGCGGCCCTCGCCGACAACGACGCGTTCACGTATCTCGACGCCCGCGACGCCGTCGTCGAGACGGGGCCGACGGGGACGAACGTCAACGACCTTCGGGTGCTCGTCGTCGACGACGGCGAGTGA
- a CDS encoding ArsR/SmtB family transcription factor translates to MARMLPSTPDTSAADEAEPRVIGVDSEDADDLLSALSSDTARTLLSKLHEEPDTPSGLASRVDSSLQNVQYHLKKLENAGLVGVVDTVYSEKGREMSVYAPSDRPLVVFAGRESESTGLKTALKRLLASVGILAAVSFVVQVVATGEIPFLAQTASEGADGGSTVATSAVETTASTAPAFPPGLAFFLGGLVVLAFAFAVWYARR, encoded by the coding sequence ATGGCGAGAATGTTGCCCTCCACGCCCGACACCTCCGCCGCCGACGAGGCGGAACCGCGGGTCATCGGCGTCGACAGCGAGGACGCCGACGACCTGCTGTCGGCGCTCTCCTCCGACACCGCCCGCACCCTGCTCTCGAAACTCCACGAGGAACCCGACACGCCGTCGGGGTTGGCCTCGCGCGTCGACTCCTCGCTGCAGAACGTCCAGTACCACCTCAAGAAACTGGAGAACGCCGGCCTCGTCGGCGTCGTCGACACCGTTTACTCCGAGAAGGGCCGTGAGATGAGCGTGTACGCGCCGTCGGACCGGCCGCTGGTGGTGTTCGCCGGGCGCGAGTCCGAGAGCACGGGATTGAAGACGGCGCTGAAACGCCTCTTGGCGAGCGTCGGAATCCTCGCGGCCGTCAGTTTCGTGGTCCAGGTCGTCGCCACCGGTGAGATCCCGTTTCTCGCGCAGACGGCCTCCGAAGGTGCTGATGGCGGAAGCACTGTCGCCACCTCCGCGGTCGAGACGACTGCGTCGACGGCACCCGCCTTCCCGCCGGGACTGGCGTTCTTCCTCGGCGGCCTCGTCGTCCTCGCGTTCGCCTTCGCGGTCTGGTACGCCCGGCGGTGA
- a CDS encoding bifunctional nuclease family protein, protein MEHTAEVEGIGVGVGSDGTNVPAVVLRAREEVLPIFVTADQAQTIRLGLAGEPFERPLTHDLLVEMVTEFGGAIDGVRIDDLTDGTFYAKLDAERYEDGEPVSYVFDARPSDAIALAVRVDCPIYVSDEILDAAGRPPSAIDLSPDDDDQF, encoded by the coding sequence ATGGAGCACACTGCCGAAGTAGAAGGCATCGGCGTCGGTGTTGGTTCCGACGGGACGAACGTCCCCGCCGTCGTCCTCCGCGCCCGCGAAGAGGTCCTTCCGATATTCGTCACGGCCGACCAGGCACAGACCATCCGCCTCGGACTCGCCGGCGAACCGTTCGAGCGGCCGCTGACTCACGACCTGCTGGTCGAGATGGTGACCGAGTTCGGCGGTGCCATAGACGGCGTCCGCATCGACGACCTCACCGACGGAACGTTCTACGCGAAACTCGACGCCGAGCGCTACGAGGACGGCGAACCGGTGAGCTACGTCTTCGACGCCCGCCCGAGCGACGCCATCGCCCTCGCCGTTCGAGTCGACTGCCCGATTTACGTCTCCGACGAGATTCTCGACGCCGCCGGGCGACCGCCCTCCGCGATCGACCTCTCGCCGGACGACGACGACCAGTTCTGA
- a CDS encoding PAS domain S-box protein, with translation MSGEAGSNKQTPAERNRTLQRYESIIETVGDGIYQLDLSGRFVDVNDVLLDVTGYSREELVGEHVSVLLDDDDTARFASDILELLREPTESVRTREISIRVRDGREIPVEIRFGLLTEEGEMTGTVGIARDITERRERERQLERERDLLENVLETSPVLIGVFDAESRELVRANDAAAEVLDAHTDGSEVLEYTAGDILVYDEEDEPIPREERPYTWALERGEPVYDWQAQMEHPDGERRWYSVNAMPLVDDGEVEQVVVVGDDITQLKQQAEWLRRERDELRSELDELFARVTDAFFGLDADWQFTYINETAEKFLERSADELVGANIWEEFPEAVGGAFETEYRRAMETQEPVSFDEYYPPLDAWLEVRVYPSETGLSVYFQNLTERKAREFELERYETIVETVDDGIYAVDSDARFVLVNDAFCEMTGYDRETLLGAHATTVHDDAVAPQVERMAREVSEGRRDEVIIELDLLTKEGEKVPVESQVAPFSTAESDGRCGVVRDVTERIERERELESRVRQQQVVTDLGQRALAERDLDALVKAVVVAVAETLEMDYCKLLEHRPEDEELRLFAGVGRHGDIVDSETVDAKENSQAGYTLLSDEPVVVEDLAAETRFSGPDLLIDHDVTSGMSVVVGPPDDPWGVLGTHATERREFSQNDVNFLQSVANVLATAIEHAEYERAMEESEQRYRTLVEHFPNGGVALFDEELRYTLLEGAIFEEYDVPRERLLGADVAELSSDAELRDRLRRYCRDALDGETTRYEFEWTGRVFQARTVPIVGEGGEPYAGMLVTQEITELRERERELEQQRERLVALNHLNRVARDITEAVISQSTREEIERTVCEALASTDSYLFAWVGDVSAETETVSLREEAGVEGYLDDATISVDPDDPRGRGPTGRAAQTGEIQVTQDIFSDPDYAHWRERATAYGYRSSAAVPIVYEGNLYGVLNVYAGRARAFTEEESEVLEQLGEVVGHAITAIERKRALTSDRLTEVNFQIENVFEELDLRVTTDDEITLDQSVPIGGGEYLVYGTASADDLEVVRKITEKLPHWRSVRVLSEGFGRAKFELRMSEPPVLSAIASLGGYVKHARIEDDDYQMRIHLPVTADLRELVETVQEAYPAAVVRSQRQITRTGGSNQAASAFHEELTERQRAVLESAYYAGFFEWPRESTGGEVAESLGVSAPTFSQHLRSAENKVFGALFAESPNV, from the coding sequence ATGTCTGGGGAGGCTGGGAGCAACAAGCAAACGCCCGCAGAGAGGAACCGAACGCTCCAGCGATACGAGTCGATCATCGAGACGGTCGGCGACGGAATCTACCAACTGGACCTCTCGGGACGCTTCGTCGACGTGAACGACGTCCTCCTCGACGTCACGGGGTACTCGCGCGAGGAACTCGTCGGCGAGCACGTCTCCGTACTGTTAGACGACGACGATACCGCTCGGTTCGCCTCGGATATCCTCGAACTCCTCCGCGAGCCGACCGAGAGCGTGCGAACCCGCGAGATATCGATTCGGGTTCGGGACGGCCGCGAGATTCCGGTCGAAATCAGGTTCGGGCTGCTCACCGAAGAGGGCGAAATGACGGGGACGGTGGGCATCGCCCGCGACATCACCGAACGCCGCGAACGCGAGAGGCAACTCGAGCGCGAACGCGACCTCCTGGAGAACGTCCTCGAAACGAGCCCCGTTCTCATCGGCGTCTTCGATGCCGAGAGCCGCGAGCTCGTCCGCGCGAACGACGCCGCAGCGGAGGTGCTCGACGCCCACACGGACGGCTCGGAGGTGCTTGAGTACACGGCGGGCGACATCCTGGTGTACGACGAGGAGGACGAGCCGATTCCCCGAGAGGAGCGCCCCTACACGTGGGCACTCGAACGGGGCGAACCGGTGTACGATTGGCAGGCGCAGATGGAACACCCCGACGGCGAGCGGCGCTGGTACTCCGTCAACGCGATGCCGCTCGTCGACGACGGAGAGGTCGAACAGGTCGTGGTCGTCGGCGACGACATCACCCAACTGAAGCAGCAGGCCGAGTGGCTGCGGCGCGAGCGCGACGAGCTCCGATCCGAACTCGACGAACTGTTCGCGCGGGTCACCGACGCGTTCTTCGGTCTCGACGCCGACTGGCAGTTCACGTACATCAACGAGACGGCGGAGAAATTTTTGGAACGCTCGGCCGACGAACTCGTCGGCGCGAACATCTGGGAGGAGTTCCCCGAGGCGGTGGGGGGAGCGTTCGAGACCGAGTACCGCCGAGCGATGGAGACGCAGGAGCCCGTCTCGTTCGACGAGTACTACCCGCCGCTCGACGCGTGGTTGGAGGTGCGAGTGTACCCCTCCGAGACGGGACTCTCCGTCTACTTCCAGAACCTCACCGAGCGCAAAGCGCGTGAATTCGAGCTCGAACGTTACGAGACCATCGTCGAAACGGTCGACGACGGCATCTACGCCGTCGATTCGGACGCGCGGTTCGTCCTCGTGAACGACGCCTTCTGCGAGATGACCGGCTACGACCGCGAGACACTGCTCGGCGCGCACGCTACGACGGTCCACGACGACGCGGTCGCGCCACAGGTCGAGCGGATGGCCAGAGAGGTGAGCGAGGGGAGACGCGACGAGGTAATCATCGAACTGGACCTCCTGACGAAAGAGGGCGAGAAGGTGCCCGTGGAGAGTCAGGTCGCCCCGTTCTCGACGGCGGAGAGCGACGGGCGGTGTGGGGTCGTCCGGGACGTCACCGAGCGAATCGAACGCGAGCGGGAACTCGAATCGCGGGTCCGCCAACAGCAGGTCGTCACCGACCTCGGTCAGCGGGCGCTCGCCGAACGGGACCTCGACGCGCTCGTGAAGGCCGTCGTCGTCGCCGTCGCGGAGACGCTCGAGATGGACTACTGCAAGCTTCTGGAGCATCGCCCCGAAGACGAGGAGCTGCGTCTCTTCGCGGGCGTCGGTCGGCACGGGGATATCGTCGACAGCGAGACCGTCGACGCAAAGGAGAACTCACAGGCGGGGTACACGCTGCTCTCGGACGAACCGGTCGTCGTCGAGGATCTCGCTGCCGAGACGCGATTTTCGGGGCCCGACCTCCTGATCGACCACGACGTGACCAGCGGTATGAGCGTCGTCGTCGGTCCGCCCGACGACCCGTGGGGAGTCCTCGGCACGCACGCCACCGAGCGACGGGAGTTCTCGCAGAACGACGTGAACTTTCTACAGAGCGTCGCGAACGTCCTCGCGACGGCCATCGAGCACGCCGAGTACGAGCGGGCGATGGAGGAGAGCGAGCAGCGCTACCGGACGCTCGTGGAGCACTTCCCCAACGGGGGCGTCGCGCTCTTCGACGAGGAACTGCGGTACACGCTGCTGGAAGGGGCCATCTTCGAGGAGTACGACGTACCGAGAGAGCGGCTGTTAGGGGCCGACGTCGCCGAACTCTCCTCGGACGCCGAACTGCGTGACCGCCTCCGCCGGTACTGTCGGGACGCGCTCGACGGCGAGACGACGCGCTACGAGTTCGAGTGGACCGGCCGGGTGTTCCAGGCAAGGACCGTGCCCATCGTCGGCGAGGGCGGCGAACCGTACGCCGGCATGCTTGTGACGCAGGAGATCACGGAACTGCGCGAGCGCGAACGTGAACTCGAACAGCAACGCGAACGACTCGTCGCACTCAACCACCTCAACCGGGTCGCCCGCGACATCACCGAAGCGGTCATCAGCCAGTCGACGCGCGAGGAGATCGAACGCACGGTCTGTGAGGCGCTCGCCTCCACGGACTCGTACCTCTTCGCGTGGGTCGGCGACGTGAGCGCCGAGACGGAGACGGTCTCGCTCCGCGAGGAAGCGGGCGTCGAAGGCTACCTCGACGACGCGACTATCTCCGTCGACCCCGACGACCCGCGGGGCCGAGGACCGACGGGGCGGGCGGCACAGACAGGGGAGATACAGGTCACACAGGACATCTTCTCTGACCCCGACTACGCGCACTGGCGTGAGCGGGCGACAGCGTACGGCTACCGTTCGTCGGCTGCGGTCCCCATCGTGTACGAGGGGAACCTCTACGGCGTCCTGAACGTGTACGCGGGACGAGCGAGGGCGTTCACCGAGGAGGAGAGCGAAGTGTTGGAACAACTCGGCGAGGTCGTCGGACACGCCATCACCGCCATCGAGCGCAAGCGCGCGCTCACGAGCGACCGGCTCACCGAGGTCAACTTCCAGATAGAGAACGTCTTCGAGGAACTCGACCTACGGGTGACCACCGACGACGAGATAACGCTCGACCAGTCGGTCCCGATCGGCGGCGGCGAGTACCTCGTCTACGGTACGGCGAGTGCAGACGACCTCGAAGTCGTGCGGAAGATCACCGAGAAACTGCCACACTGGCGCTCGGTTCGCGTCCTCAGCGAGGGGTTCGGCCGAGCCAAGTTCGAACTCCGGATGTCGGAGCCGCCAGTGCTCTCGGCCATCGCGTCGTTGGGGGGCTACGTCAAGCACGCCAGAATCGAAGACGACGACTACCAGATGCGCATCCACCTCCCGGTCACAGCGGACCTTCGGGAGCTCGTCGAGACCGTCCAGGAGGCGTACCCGGCGGCGGTGGTGCGCTCGCAGCGCCAGATCACGCGTACCGGCGGCTCGAACCAGGCTGCGAGCGCGTTCCACGAGGAACTGACCGAGCGGCAGCGTGCCGTCCTAGAGTCGGCGTACTACGCCGGCTTCTTCGAGTGGCCCCGCGAGAGCACCGGCGGGGAAGTCGCCGAGTCCCTCGGCGTCTCGGCGCCGACGTTCTCCCAGCATCTTCGGAGCGCAGAAAACAAGGTGTTCGGCGCGCTGTTCGCCGAGAGTCCCAACGTCTGA
- a CDS encoding acyl-CoA thioesterase has protein sequence MTDLMETYIENRHLIQPNDTNNYDMAHGGNVLKWMDTDGALSAMRFAGQTCVTARMEQVNFVQPIPRGDTALIQAYVYKAGETSIRVRIKAFRENPQTGETELTTESLFVYVAIDEDHRPSPVPELTVESEEGERLREQALEAEAELANGR, from the coding sequence ATGACCGACTTGATGGAGACGTACATCGAGAACCGGCACCTGATTCAACCGAACGACACGAACAACTACGACATGGCCCACGGGGGCAACGTCCTGAAATGGATGGACACCGACGGCGCGCTGTCGGCGATGCGCTTTGCGGGCCAGACCTGCGTGACCGCTCGGATGGAGCAGGTGAACTTCGTCCAACCCATCCCGCGCGGCGACACGGCGCTGATACAGGCGTACGTCTACAAAGCCGGCGAGACGAGCATCCGCGTCCGTATCAAGGCGTTCCGGGAGAACCCCCAGACCGGCGAGACGGAGTTGACCACCGAATCGCTGTTCGTCTACGTCGCCATCGACGAGGACCACAGACCGTCGCCGGTTCCGGAGCTGACCGTCGAGAGCGAGGAGGGCGAGCGACTTCGGGAGCAGGCGCTGGAGGCGGAGGCGGAGTTGGCGAACGGACGATAG
- a CDS encoding sugar O-acetyltransferase, with protein sequence MPTEREKMLRGDPYDPFDPQLVAERDRARSLTRWYNDTEETETETRAALLSELFGTAGENAFVEPPFRCDYGTQTHVGDDFFANFGCVMLDVCEIRFGSHCLLGPGVHVYTATHPLDAETRREGVEFGDPVTVGDDVWIGGQAVLNPGVSVGDRAVVASGSVVTKDVPSDVVVGGNPARVLKELDAPE encoded by the coding sequence GTGCCCACCGAGAGGGAGAAGATGCTCCGCGGCGATCCCTACGACCCGTTCGACCCGCAACTCGTCGCGGAACGCGACCGAGCGCGGTCGCTCACCCGCTGGTACAACGACACCGAGGAGACCGAGACGGAGACCCGCGCGGCGCTGCTGTCGGAACTGTTCGGCACCGCCGGCGAGAACGCCTTCGTCGAACCGCCGTTTCGCTGCGACTACGGCACACAGACCCACGTCGGCGACGACTTCTTCGCCAACTTCGGCTGCGTGATGCTGGACGTCTGCGAGATACGGTTCGGGTCGCACTGCCTGCTCGGGCCGGGCGTCCACGTCTACACGGCGACGCACCCGCTCGACGCCGAGACGCGCCGCGAGGGCGTCGAGTTCGGCGACCCCGTCACCGTCGGCGACGACGTGTGGATCGGCGGCCAAGCGGTACTCAATCCAGGCGTCTCGGTGGGCGACCGCGCCGTCGTCGCCTCTGGGTCGGTGGTGACGAAGGACGTCCCCTCGGACGTCGTCGTCGGCGGTAACCCGGCGCGGGTGCTGAAGGAACTGGACGCGCCGGAGTAA
- a CDS encoding SHOCT domain-containing protein — translation MTLRERYAAGNLDDEEFERMLDVLLSTETPGDARDHRERSSRRERERLSETPAR, via the coding sequence TTGACGCTCCGCGAGCGATACGCCGCGGGGAACCTCGACGACGAGGAGTTCGAGCGGATGCTCGACGTCCTGCTGTCGACCGAGACGCCCGGCGACGCCCGCGACCACCGCGAGCGAAGTAGCCGACGCGAGCGCGAACGCCTCTCCGAGACGCCCGCCCGCTGA